From a single Brassica rapa cultivar Chiifu-401-42 chromosome A01, CAAS_Brap_v3.01, whole genome shotgun sequence genomic region:
- the LOC103864496 gene encoding probable pectinesterase 56 produces the protein MCKYQTLHLSHLHFFFLSKMMFAKPLIFLMIFTSCLALAVDEFPSWIEKNFLQTSKVLKMNANLVVAKDGSGDYVTVKEAVGAAPENSPTRLIIYIKQGVYSEIVEIGSSKTNITFVGDGQDSTILTGSLNKKDGVKTFFSATVAVNGDGFVAQDLCFQNTAGPSKSQAVALRVSAERAVIYRCRIDGYQDTLYANKGTQFYRDTYITGTVDFIFGHASAVFQYCQIVARKPNPGQSNMVTAQNSDNPSENSAFTLQQCNITASADLSPVKSKVKTYLGRPWGIMSTVVVMESFIDDHIDPAGWYPWDIGKEPSPSIYYGEFGNYGPGANTSERVTWKGFRAIQDPKEAERFTVGQLIHGELWLNTTGVPYETGL, from the exons atgtgtaagtACCAAACCCTTCATCTTTCACATTTacacttcttctttctctcaaaaATGATGTTCGCCAAACCCTTAATCTTTCTCATGATCTTCACAAGTTGCTTGGCTTTGGCTGTTGATGAATTTCCTTCATGGATCGAGAAGAATTTCCTCCAAACTTCCAAG GTACTCAAGATGAACGCCAACCTTGTCGTGGCAAAAGATGGTTCTGGTGACTATGTGACCGTAAAGGAGGCGGTTGGAGCTGCTCCGGAGAATAGCCCCACGCGACTTATCATCTACATCAAACAAGGGGTTTACTCGGAGATTGTTGAGATTGGGAGTTCAAAAACAAACATCACCTTTGTTGGAGATGGCCAGGATTCGACCATACTCACTGGGAGCCTTAACAAGAAAGACGGTGTTAAAACATTCTTCTCTGCCACAGTTG CCGTTAATGGAGACGGATTTGTGGCTCAAGATCTCTGCTTTCAGAACACTGCGGGGCCCTCAAAGTCTCAGGCCGTAGCACTACGTGTGAGTGCTGAAAGAGCCGTCATATATCGCTGCCGCATCGACGGTTATCAAGACACTCTCTACGCTAACAAGGGAACACAGTTCTACCGCGACACCTACATCACCGGAACAGTTGACTTTATATTCGGGCATGCATCGGCTGTGTTTCAGTACTGTCAAATAGTGGCACGAAAGCCTAATCCAGGACAGAGCAATATGGTGACGGCTCAGAACAGCGACAACCCAAGCGAAAACTCAGCATTTACACTACAGCAGTGCAACATAACCGCAAGTGCGGATCTTTCTCCTGTCAAGTCAAAAGTGAAGACATATCTTGGTCGTCCTTGGGGTATTATGTCAACAGTAGTCGTGATGGAGTCATTTATCGATGATCATATCGACCCTGCCGGTTGGTATCCATGGGACATCGGCAAAGAACCTTCACCGTCTATATACTATGGGGAGTTTGGTAATTATGGCCCTGGAGCAAACACAAGTGAACGTGTGACATGGAAAGGATTTAGGGCAATACAAGATCCAAAGGAAGCTGAACGGTTTACAGTTGGTCAACTGATACATGGGGAGTTGTGGCTGAATACTACTGGAGTTCCGTATGAAACCGGTCTCTGA
- the LOC117132973 gene encoding uncharacterized protein LOC117132973, with protein MVAYIKNNFFLVFMIVLLFVVPSYARLSMMVTKGEIESICNKKYVDSTLCFEVLKPNPTIAKLDFTGLANFLINYTSRNVSDVLKEVKLYEGNTTDLQTIKLCEEMYDLSLFWDDHALKDLAAKDYDGVNSNVGGTLENMVTCNEELSTMKPVPQSLIAKNNVIKNLSGIVLTILECFIRKGSRLCSH; from the coding sequence atggttGCATACATCAAAAATAacttctttttagtttttatgatTGTTTTACTTTTTGTTGTTCCATCATATGCAAGACTTAGTATGATGGTTACAAAAGGTGAGATCGAGTCCATATGCAATAAAAAGTATGTCGATTCTACACTCTGTTTTGAGGTTCTAAAACCAAACCCTACGATTGCAAAGTTGGATTTTACTGGTCTCGCCAACTTTTTGATCAATTATACGTCTCGAAACGTTTCGGATGTATTGAAGGAAGTAAAGTTGTATGAAGGCAACACGACGGATTTGCAGACAATCAAACTATGTGAAGAGATGTATGACCTTTCTCTTTTTTGGGATGATCATGCTCTGAAAGATTTGGCAGCCAAGGATTACGACGGCGTAAACAGTAACGTCGGAGGTACATTGGAAAATATGGTTACGTGCAATGAGGAATTGTCAACAATGAAGCCGGTGCCACAATCCTTGATCGCAAAGAataatgttataaaaaatctatcTGGTATTGTTTTAACTATTCTCGAATGTTTCATAAGAAAAGGTAGTAGATTATGTAGTCATTAG
- the LOC117132971 gene encoding uncharacterized protein LOC117132971, whose protein sequence is MVAYIKNNFFLVFMIVLLLVVSSYARLSMMVTKGEIESICNKKDVDSTLCFEVLKPNPTIAKLDFTGLANFMINYTSRNISDVLKEIKLYESNTTDLQTIKLCEELYDLSLFSDDHALKALAAKNYDSVNFKVGGTLENIVTCNEELSTMKPVPQSLIAKNNVIKNLSGIVLTILECFIRKGSRLCSH, encoded by the coding sequence atggtTGCATacatcaaaaataatttttttttggtttttatgatTGTTTTACTTCTTGTTGTTTCATCATATGCAAGACTTAGTATGATGGTTACAAAAGGTGAGATCGAGTCCATTTGCAATAAAAAAGATGTCGATTCTACACTCTGTTTTGAGGTTCTAAAACCAAACCCTACAATTGCAAAGTTGGATTTTACTGGTCTCGCCAACTTTATGATCAATTATACGTCTCGAAACATTTCGGATGTATTGAAGGAAATAAAGTTGTATGAAAGCAACACGACGGATTTGCAGACAATCAAACTATGCGAAGAGTTGTATGACCTTTCTCTTTTTTCGGATGATCATGCTCTGAAAGCTTTGGCAGCCAAGAATTACGACAGCGTAAACTTTAAAGTCGGAGGTACATTGGAAAACATCGTTACGTGCAATGAGGAATTGTCAACAATGAAGCCGGTGCCACAATCCTTGATCGCAAAGAataatgttataaaaaatctatcTGGTATTGTTTTAACTATTCTCGAATGTTTCATAAGAAAAGGTAGTAGATTATGTAGTCATTAG
- the LOC103861082 gene encoding uncharacterized protein LOC103861082 gives MAPKLDTEKMQERQNFRNVWHTDLSHTIQGDTPYCCFALWCAPCASYLLRKRALYNDMSRYTCCAGYMPCSGRCGEAKCPQLCLATEVFCCFGTSVASTRFLLQDEFQIQTTQCDNCIIGFMVCLSQVACIFSIVACIVGIDELSEASQLLSCLADMVYCTVCACMQTQHKVEMDKRDGKFGPQPMAVPPPQVMSRIDQATPPAIGYPPQGYPPSGYPQHPPQGYPQHPPQGYPPSGYPQHPPQGYPPSGYPQNPPAYPQYPPGPAYPPQAYPK, from the exons ATGGCGCCGAAATTGGACACGGAGAAGATGCAGGAACGCCAGAACTTCCGCAACGTCTGGCACACCGATCTCTCTCACACCATCCAGGGCGATACTCCTT ATTGCTGCTTTGCGCTGTGGTG TGCTCCTTGTGCGTCATACTTGCTACGCAAGCGTGCGCTTTACAATGACATGTCAAG GTACACTTGCTGCGCTGGTTACATGCCTTGTAGTGGCAGGTGTGGAGAAGCCAAATGTCCTCAGCTTTGTCTTGCCACTGAG GTCTTTTGCTGCTTTGGAACCTCTGTGGCATCCACTCGTTTTCTTCTTCAAGATGAGTTCCAGATTCAGACGACGCAGTGTGACAACTGCATCATT GGATTTATGGTTTGCCTCAGCCAAGTGGCTTGCATATTCTCCATCGTTGCATGTATCGTCGGCATTGATGAGCTTTCTGAAGCTTCTCAGCTGCTCTCTTGTTTAGCCGACATGGTTTACTGCAC GGTTTGCGCTTGTATGCAG ACACAACACAAGGTGGAAATGGACAAGAGAGATGGTAAGTTCGGTCCACAGCCAATGGCGGTGCCTCCGCCTCAGGTAATGTCACGgattgatcaagcaactccacCCGCGATTGGTTATCCTCCACAAGGTTACCCACCTTCTGGTTATCCGCAACACCCGCCACAAGGTTATCCACAACACCCGCCGCAAGGTTATCCACCTTCTGGTTATCCGCAACACCCTCCACAAGGTTATCCACCTTCTGGTTATCCTCAAAACCCTCCAGCTTATCCTCAATACCCTCCCGGTCCGGCTTATCCTCCTCAGGCTTACCCAAAGTAA
- the LOC103861091 gene encoding uncharacterized protein LOC103861091, with amino-acid sequence MKGNQKDSSEKPTWDRTSSSTTSIPGMLSVTRPGPKLMVWLICFIVFTYIIYMLKLVSTSRTCDDSVTFTTVSALSTNVSSSSIKVASRRRRESEEEEVKVDAADEPTDLNHVVFGIAASAKLWKQRKEYIKIWYKPKHMRGYVWLDKEVKKNISSNDEDDDDLLPPIKISAGTAYFPYTNKQGQRSALRISRIVSEMLRLGLKNVRWFVMGDDDTVFVTDNLIRVLRKYDHEQMYYIGSLSESHLQNIFFSYSMAYGGGGFAISYPLAKALSKMQDRCIQRYPALYGSDDRMQACMAELGVPLTKEIGFHQYDVYGNLFGLLAAHPVTPFVSMHHLDVVEPIFPNMTRVRALKKLTVPMKLDSAGLLQQSICYDKHKSWSISVSWGYAVQIFRGIFSPREMEMPSRTFLNWYKRADYTAYAFNTRPVSRNPCQKPFVFYMSSTRFDKQLNTTVSEYTRHRVPHPSCRWKMTNPAEINTIVVYKKPDPHLWERSPRRNCCRVLQTKRNNTLWINVGVCREAEVTELK; translated from the exons ATGAAAGGTAACCAGAAAGACTCGTCGGAGAAACCGACATGGGATCGAACCTCGTCGAGTACTACTTCCATACCCGGAATGCTGTCGGTAACCCGACCCGGTCCAAAACTAATGGTTTGGCTCATCTGCTTCATTGTCTTCACTTACATTATCTACATGCTTAAGCTCGTCTCCACCTCACGCACCTGTGACGATTCCGTTACCTTCACCACCGTCTCCGCCCTCTCCACCAACGTCTCCTCCTCTTCCATAAAGGTAGCTTCACGGCGGCGCCGCGagtcggaggaggaggaggttaaGGTAGACGCGGCAGACGAGCCGACCGATCTCAACCACGTGGTGTTCGGGATCGCCGCGTCGGCGAAGCTGTGGAAACAGAGGAAAGAGTATATCAAGATCTGGTACAAACCGAAACACATGCGCGGTTACGTTTGGTTAGACAAAGAAGTGAAAAAGAACATTAGTAGCAACGACGAAGACGACGACGATCTACTCCCGCCGATTAAAATCTCCGCCGGGACAGCGTATTTCCCTTACACGAACAAGCAAGGACAACGCTCGGCGCTGCGGATCTCGAGGATCGTGTCGGAGATGCTGCGTTTGGGTCTGAAGAACGTGAGGTGGTTCGTGATGGGCGATGACGACACGGTGTTCGTAACGGATAATCTCATAAGGGTGTTGAGGAAGTACGACCACGAGCAGATGTATTACATCGGGAGCTTGTCGGAGTCTCATCTACAGAACATATTTTTCTCGTACAGTATGGCTTACGGTGGAGGAGGGTTTGCGATTAGCTACCCGTTGGCTAAGGCATTGAGTAAGATGCAGGATAGGTGTATACAGAGGTATCCAGCGTTGTATGGTTCTGACGATCGCATGCAAGCTTGTATGGCTGAACTCGGTGTTCCACTCACTAAAGAAATCGGCTTTCACCAG TACGATGTTTACGGGAACCTCTTCGGCCTCCTCGCCGCGCACCCAGTAACACCGTTCGTATCAATGCACCATCTCGACGTCGTGGAACCGATCTTCCCAAACATGACCAGAGTCCGTGCCCTCAAGAAGCTGACCGTACCGATGAAGCTAGACTCAGCCGGGCTTCTCCAGCAGTCTATATGCTACGACAAGCACAAGAGCTGGTCCATCTCGGTCTCGTGGGGATATGCTGTCCAAATATTCCGCGGAATATTCTCTCCTAGAGAAATGGAAATGCCTTCGAGGACGTTCTTGAATTGGTACAAAAGAGCGGATTACACCGCGTACGCGTTTAACACCAGGCCGGTTAGCCGTAACCCGTGTCAGAAACCGTTCGTGTTCTACATGTCGTCCACGAGATTCGATAAGCAGCTGAACACGACGGTTAGCGAATACACGAGACACCGTGTTCCTCATCCTTCGTGTCGGTGGAAGATGACAAATCCAGCTGAGATTAATACCATCGTAGTCTACAAGAAACCAGACCCGCATCTATGGGAAAGG TCACCGAGGAGGAACTGTTGCAGAGTATTACAAACAAAGAGGAATAATACGTTATGGATCAATGTTGGTGTATGTAGAGAAGCTGAAGTCACTGAACTTAAGTAA